The Desulfuromonadaceae bacterium genome includes the window GTGTCGGGAAAGAATTTGAAACCCACGGGGTGGTGGGACGAACGTTGCGGTCGGTTGATGGCGGGCAGGTGCTGGAACTGACGGTCCCGGCGTTCGGTCCGACCGGGGAACAGTTGTTGTCGGTTCGTTACTGGATTGCTTACGACAGTGTCGATGCTCGTCTGGCTGAACTGCGACGGCAGTTTTTAACCATCGCATTGGTGGCCGTGATCGGTGTATTAATCGTTGCTGCTGCCGTTGCGCGGCGCGTAACGCGACCGCTGAAGCAGTTGACCGATGGCGTGCGGGCAGTGGGGCGGGATGAGCTGATGACCCGGATTGCGGTTGGCAGCCGTGATGAAATCGGTGCCTTGGCCACAGCTTTTAATGACATGGCTGCCAGTCTGGCGCGGAGTCGTGCTGAATTAACGACTAAAAACGAGGAGCTGTTGCGCGGCAATCAAGAGTTGCGCGGGTTGCAGGAACAACTGGTTCGCTCCACGCGACTGGCGGTTATCGGCCAGCTGGCGGCGGGGGTGTCGCACGAAATAGACAACCCGGTCGGGATCATCCTTGGCCACGCTGAATTACTCCTTGAAGAGTTGCCGCAGGGTGATCCGCAGGCCAATGATTTACGGGCGATTATCGACGAATGCAAACGTTGCAAGCGGATCACCGGCGGATTGCTCAGTTTTTCACGCAGCGGTTCGGTGCGGCATGAAGCCGTCTACTTTAACCAGCTGATTCGGGAAACGGTTACGTCCTTACAACCGCAGAAAATTTTCAAGCGCATTACCTTCAGTTTTAAGATGGATGAAGACCTCCCGCCGATTTGGGGGGATGCCGACCAGTTGCGTCAAGTGCTGGTTAACCTGTTGCTCAACGCTGCTCAGGCCATGGACGGTGAAGGGCGGATTGATTTCACTGTGCGTACCGCTGACGAGTCGTTACTGATCGATATCGACGACACTGGTCCGGGGATTTCCCCCGCTGAACGGGAACGCATTTTTGAGCCGTTTGTCTCAACCAAGCCGCCCGGTGCCGGAACCGGGCTCGGTTTGTCAATCTGCCGCCGTTTGATCGATGATCACGATGGACACATCCAGGTGCTGTCGGCGCCGACTGGTGGCGCACGGTTTCAGCTGATTTTGCCGTTGGTTGACGCTGAAAAAAACTTTGACAACCAACCCTTTGATTCATTAGGATAGACCGAATTTTCTTCCTGCGAGGCCAACTACCCGATGCAAACAGTCATGGCACTGATTCGTGACGATCTGGAACAGGTCGAAGCGCAATTTAAAAAAGATCTCGATTCACAGGTATCCCTGATTCGCAAAGTCGGCGAATATGTATTGTCGAGTGGTGGCAAGCGTGTTCGGCCAATGCTGTTGTTGCTGAGTGCCCGTCTGGCCGGTTATCAAGGTTCTGCGCATGTCAGCCTGGCGGGGGTTATCGAATTCATTCATACTGCGACCCTGTTGCATGACGATGTGGTCGACAGCGCGGTCCTGCGCCGTGGCAATGAATCCGCCAACACTGTCTGGGGGAATCAGGCCTCGGTGCTGGTCGGCGATTTTCTTTTGGGCCGTTCTTTTTCGGTGATGGTGGAGAATGGTGATCTGGATGTGTTGCGGGTTGTTTCCGAAGCCTCGACGCAGATGGCGGAAGGGGAGATGCTGCAACTGATCGGCTCTTGCGATATCGATATGGACGAGACGCGTTATCTTGATGTGATTCGCAATAAAACCGCCGCGTTGATTGCTGCGGCCTGTCGTTGCGGTGCGATTCTCGGGCGTCTTGATGCAGCGTATGAAGAGGCGCTCTCAAGGTTCGGCATGGATCTCGGTATCGCTTTTCAGATGATGGACGATGCGCTTGATTATGTCGCTGACGAAGAGGATTTCGGCAAGACCCGTGGCCACGATCTTGCCGAAGGAAAGATGACCCTGCCACTTATTCATACGCTTCAGAACTGTTCTTCCGCCGAACGAGAGCGGGTCGAGGAGATTATTGAGCGTGGTGAACTGTCCCCGCAAGAGTTGGCGGAAGTATGTGCTCTGATTGCCAGTTACCGCGGGATTGATTATACGCGGCAGCGCGCGCGCGAGCAGATTGATTCTGCCAAAGGCCGCTTGGCACCATTTGGCAATAATGTGGCGAAAGACGCGCTGTTTCGTCTGGCCGATTATGTGGTGGAGCGCACCCGATAAACCTCTCTTCCTT containing:
- a CDS encoding HAMP domain-containing protein, which gives rise to MTLGKKLYLYTSAVLVLSLLLVLLVLERQQARIWKDYLLTRNVSFARFATPELLKISRGNFFRDHEMTAVYDFLGYNRELIQFSIITSRGGHDFLSFRFPDFIDSSFDPRSAVSVGKEFETHGVVGRTLRSVDGGQVLELTVPAFGPTGEQLLSVRYWIAYDSVDARLAELRRQFLTIALVAVIGVLIVAAAVARRVTRPLKQLTDGVRAVGRDELMTRIAVGSRDEIGALATAFNDMAASLARSRAELTTKNEELLRGNQELRGLQEQLVRSTRLAVIGQLAAGVSHEIDNPVGIILGHAELLLEELPQGDPQANDLRAIIDECKRCKRITGGLLSFSRSGSVRHEAVYFNQLIRETVTSLQPQKIFKRITFSFKMDEDLPPIWGDADQLRQVLVNLLLNAAQAMDGEGRIDFTVRTADESLLIDIDDTGPGISPAERERIFEPFVSTKPPGAGTGLGLSICRRLIDDHDGHIQVLSAPTGGARFQLILPLVDAEKNFDNQPFDSLG
- a CDS encoding polyprenyl synthetase family protein gives rise to the protein MQTVMALIRDDLEQVEAQFKKDLDSQVSLIRKVGEYVLSSGGKRVRPMLLLLSARLAGYQGSAHVSLAGVIEFIHTATLLHDDVVDSAVLRRGNESANTVWGNQASVLVGDFLLGRSFSVMVENGDLDVLRVVSEASTQMAEGEMLQLIGSCDIDMDETRYLDVIRNKTAALIAAACRCGAILGRLDAAYEEALSRFGMDLGIAFQMMDDALDYVADEEDFGKTRGHDLAEGKMTLPLIHTLQNCSSAERERVEEIIERGELSPQELAEVCALIASYRGIDYTRQRAREQIDSAKGRLAPFGNNVAKDALFRLADYVVERTR